The following proteins are encoded in a genomic region of Corylus avellana chromosome ca4, CavTom2PMs-1.0:
- the LOC132180036 gene encoding single-stranded DNA-binding protein WHY1, chloroplastic-like codes for MQGLQSLSSALTTTPNPRLRLGPSLFFQSSTKRTAFSPSIWSKKLSVKCEYFQQQRLTTPTAPNNSFSSQTPGGGGTLPPRYFVGHSIYKGKAALTVEPRAPEFTPLDSGAFKLSKEGFVLLQFAPAAGVRQYDWSRKQVFSLSVTEIGTIVSLGKKDSCEFFHDPFKGKSEEGKVRKVLKVEPLPDGSGHFFNLSVQNKLVNVDESIYIPITRAEYTVLVSAFNFILPYILGWHAFANSIKPEDTGRVNNANSRYGGDFEWSR; via the exons atgCAGGGGCTACAGTCGCTATCTTCCGCACTCACTACCACCCCAAACCCCAGACTTCGCCTTGGTCCCTCGCTCTTCTTTCAATCTTCAACTAAACGCACCGCTTTCAGCCCCAGCATCTGGAGCAAGAAGCTCTCTGTGAAGTGCGAGTACTTCCAGCAACAGAGGCTCACCACCCCGACCGCTCCGAACAACTCCTTTTCTTCGCAAACTCCCGGGGGAG GTGGAACATTACCGCCTAGGTATTTTGTGGGTCACTCAATATACAAAGGAAAAGCAGCTCTTACGGTAGAGCCCAGAGCTCCGGAGTTCACGCCTTTGGAT TCAGGGGCATTCAAACTATCGAAGGAAGGTTTCGTGCTGCTTCAGTTTGCCCCTGCAGCCGGTGTTCGACAATATGATTGGAGCAGAAAGCAG GTATTCTCTCTATCAGTGACCGAAATTGGAACTATAGTTAGCCTTGGGAAAAAGGATTCATGTGAATTTTTTCATGATCCTTTTAAGGGAAAAAG TGAGGAGGGAAAGGTCAGGAAGGTGTTGAAGGTGGAGCCTCTTCCTGACGGTTCTGGCCACTTCTTTAACCTCA GTGTTCAGAACAAGCTTGTAAATGTGGACGAAAGTATATATATTCCTATCACCAGAGCAGAGTACACTGTCCTCGTCTCAGCTTTCAAT TTTATCCTGCCGTACATTTTAGGTTGGCACGCTTTTGCAAATTCCATAAAGCCAGAGGATACGGGCCGTGTAAATAATGCCAATTCTAGGTATGGGGGAGACTTTGAGTGGAGCAGATAG